A region from the Lysobacter sp. BMK333-48F3 genome encodes:
- a CDS encoding XdhC/CoxI family protein, which produces MADSPDPTIPQRSAPGGARAVLEASAAAAARGDPAALAVVLETQGSTYVRPAAMALFGARGGQVGWLSGGCIEPEIELRAQEVALSQGIDWLEIDTRHDEDLFAGSAVGCRGRLRLALLPLAGLRDWPVLVDEWRRGHGDLRLEIRGDGALRAAVGDERLRWTLPVNTPPWAGGATAAWSLEIAAPPSVLVLGAGPETPALLPLLRTLGWMTSLVERRPRWAGLAALADHAIERSPAQALAVTRPHDAAVVMHHHFELDREALEHLGDSPGGQAIGFVGLLGPAARRDDLFRVLPASARDSLRPRLHAPIGLPLGGHGPEAIALSVAAQLQRHRHGGD; this is translated from the coding sequence ATGGCCGATTCGCCGGACCCGACGATCCCGCAGCGCAGCGCGCCCGGCGGCGCGCGCGCGGTGCTCGAAGCCAGCGCCGCGGCGGCCGCGCGCGGCGATCCCGCGGCGCTGGCGGTGGTGCTGGAAACCCAGGGCTCGACCTATGTCCGCCCGGCGGCGATGGCCTTGTTCGGCGCCCGCGGCGGTCAGGTCGGCTGGCTCAGCGGCGGCTGCATCGAGCCGGAGATCGAGCTGCGCGCGCAGGAAGTCGCGCTCAGCCAGGGCATCGACTGGCTGGAGATCGATACCCGCCACGACGAAGACCTGTTCGCCGGCTCCGCGGTCGGCTGCCGCGGCCGCCTGCGCCTGGCCCTGCTGCCGCTGGCCGGCTTGCGCGACTGGCCGGTGCTGGTCGACGAATGGCGCCGCGGCCATGGCGACCTGCGCCTGGAGATCCGCGGCGACGGCGCGCTGCGCGCCGCGGTCGGCGACGAGCGCTTGCGCTGGACTCTCCCGGTCAACACGCCGCCCTGGGCCGGCGGCGCGACGGCGGCCTGGTCGCTGGAGATCGCCGCGCCGCCGTCGGTGCTGGTGCTCGGCGCCGGCCCGGAAACGCCGGCGCTGCTGCCGCTGCTGCGCACCCTGGGCTGGATGACCAGCCTGGTCGAACGCCGGCCGCGCTGGGCCGGCCTGGCCGCGCTGGCCGATCATGCGATCGAACGCAGCCCGGCGCAGGCCTTGGCCGTGACCCGTCCGCACGACGCGGCGGTGGTCATGCACCACCATTTCGAACTCGACCGCGAAGCCCTGGAGCACCTGGGCGACAGCCCCGGCGGCCAGGCGATCGGCTTCGTCGGCCTGCTCGGCCCGGCGGCGCGGCGCGACGATCTGTTCCGGGTGCTGCCGGCCAGCGCGCGCGATTCGCTGCGCCCGCGCCTGCACGCGCCGATCGGTTTGCCGCTGGGCGGCCACGGCCCGGAAGCGATCGCGCTGAGCGTGGCCGCGCAACTGCAGCGCCACCGCCACGGCGGAGACTGA
- a CDS encoding nucleotidyltransferase family protein, translated as MAHVAVVLAAGGSRRLGRPKQLLTRAGEPLLRRSARLALASGAARTLVVLGAEPDTMAVALFGLDLECVLNPDWADGLAGSLRCAARALGADAAAVLVLGCDQPALEADHLQRLLHGAATAASGCAATVHGKEFALDSRVGSASVVAAADAQIAAIAARRPNTPRIPGTAIAPALGVPAVLSPALWREAAQLHGDRGFGAALRRLPADAVWRLRAPELQHDLDTPEDLALAVACGWIDAPVA; from the coding sequence ATGGCGCATGTGGCGGTGGTGCTCGCTGCCGGCGGCAGCCGGCGCCTGGGCCGGCCCAAGCAATTGCTGACCCGCGCCGGCGAACCGCTGCTGCGCCGCAGCGCGCGCCTGGCCCTGGCCAGCGGCGCGGCGCGCACCCTGGTCGTGCTCGGCGCCGAACCCGACACCATGGCCGTGGCCTTGTTCGGCCTGGATCTGGAATGCGTGCTCAATCCCGACTGGGCGGACGGTTTGGCCGGCAGCCTGCGCTGCGCCGCGCGCGCGCTGGGCGCAGATGCGGCCGCGGTGTTGGTGCTCGGTTGCGATCAGCCGGCATTAGAAGCCGATCACCTGCAGCGGCTGCTGCACGGCGCGGCGACCGCGGCCAGCGGATGCGCAGCGACGGTGCATGGCAAAGAGTTCGCACTCGACTCGAGGGTCGGTTCGGCCTCAGTCGTGGCGGCGGCCGACGCGCAGATCGCAGCGATCGCGGCGAGAAGGCCGAACACACCGCGGATTCCGGGCACCGCGATCGCGCCGGCCCTGGGCGTACCGGCCGTGCTGTCGCCGGCGTTGTGGCGCGAAGCCGCGCAACTGCACGGCGACCGCGGCTTCGGCGCCGCCCTGCGACGGCTGCCCGCCGATGCGGTGTGGCGGTTGCGGGCACCGGAGCTGCAGCACGATCTCGACACGCCAGAAGACCTGGCGCTGGCGGTCGCGTGCGGTTGGATCGATGCGCCGGTGGCTTGA
- a CDS encoding (2Fe-2S)-binding protein — translation MKLNVNGREHEIDAPPDMPLLWVLRDLMQLTGTKFGCGIAQCGACTVHVDGAPRRACVTPASSVEGKTIVTIEGLSTDGSHPVQRAWAEVDVVQCGYCQSGQIMSAAALLAKIPAPSDADIDQALSGNLCRCGTYPRIRAAVKRAAEIGKA, via the coding sequence ATGAAGCTCAACGTCAACGGCCGCGAGCACGAGATCGATGCGCCGCCGGACATGCCCCTGCTGTGGGTACTGCGCGACCTGATGCAGCTCACCGGCACCAAATTCGGCTGCGGCATCGCCCAGTGCGGCGCCTGCACCGTGCACGTCGACGGCGCCCCGCGCCGCGCCTGCGTGACCCCGGCGTCCAGCGTCGAAGGCAAGACCATCGTCACCATCGAAGGCCTGTCGACGGACGGCAGCCATCCGGTGCAGCGCGCCTGGGCCGAGGTCGACGTGGTCCAGTGCGGCTACTGCCAGTCCGGCCAGATCATGTCCGCCGCGGCCTTGCTGGCGAAGATTCCCGCGCCCAGCGACGCCGATATCGACCAGGCCTTGTCCGGCAACCTGTGCCGCTGCGGCACCTATCCGCGGATCCGCGCGGCGGTGAAGCGCGCGGCCGAAATCGGCAAGGCCTGA
- a CDS encoding xanthine dehydrogenase family protein molybdopterin-binding subunit: MSTVPAPSRRQFLKAGALIGGGLVVGFVVPGARRFAAAAPAQAAAVSAGFAPNAFLRIGEDDAVTVLLSHSEMGQGIWTGLAMLIAEELDADWSKIRVEHAPAAQAYAHTAFGMQMTGGSTSTWSEFDRYRQAGATARALLVAAAAQRFGVAADQVRTGNGMAIAGERRASYGELAADAAKLPAPGQPPKLKDAKDWKIIGKPTKRLDGPEKIDGRAKFGMDVQFEGLLTALVARAPVFGGTVKSFDAAAAKAVPGVRDVVQVPSGVAVVADHYWAAKLGRDALKIDWDLGPHAGLDTGQLREEFRRLAVTPGAVASQAGDVDAALAKAARTVEAEYHVPYLAHSPMEPLNCTVKIADGQCEIWTGTQFQTLDQQVAAKIAGLKPEQVKIHTMFLGGGFGRRATPTSDFVAEAVQVAKAAGKPVKTVWTREDDVRGGYYRPMYLQQAKIGLDGQGRPVAWKHVLVGQSIAAGSPFEAVMVKNGVDATSVEGVADSPYIKAIADHRVDLHSPSTGIPVLWWRSVGHSYNGFIMESLIDELAHAAGQDPVAYRRGLLKDHPRHLAALNLAAEKAGWGAKPAEGRARGVAVHESFGSYIAQVAEVSLQDVAGGGKAIRVHRFVCAIDCGLAVNPDGVRAQMESGINFGLGAALYSALSFKDGRVQESNFHDYRVLRLDESPQIEVHIVPSSEKMGGAGEPGTAPVAAAVANAVFALTQKRLRELPLRLA, translated from the coding sequence GTGAGCACCGTACCCGCGCCTTCGCGGCGCCAATTCCTCAAGGCCGGCGCGCTGATCGGCGGCGGCCTGGTGGTCGGTTTCGTGGTTCCCGGCGCGCGCCGTTTCGCCGCCGCCGCGCCGGCGCAGGCCGCGGCCGTGTCGGCCGGGTTCGCGCCGAACGCGTTCCTGCGGATCGGCGAGGACGACGCCGTCACCGTATTGCTGTCGCACTCGGAGATGGGCCAGGGCATCTGGACCGGCCTGGCGATGCTGATCGCCGAAGAACTCGACGCCGACTGGTCGAAGATCCGGGTCGAGCACGCGCCGGCGGCGCAGGCCTATGCGCATACCGCGTTCGGCATGCAGATGACCGGCGGTTCGACCAGCACCTGGTCGGAGTTCGACCGCTATCGGCAGGCCGGCGCCACCGCGCGCGCGCTGCTGGTCGCGGCCGCGGCGCAACGCTTCGGCGTGGCGGCCGACCAGGTCCGCACCGGAAACGGCATGGCCATCGCCGGCGAGCGCCGCGCGAGCTACGGCGAGCTCGCCGCCGACGCGGCCAAGCTGCCGGCGCCGGGGCAACCGCCCAAGCTCAAGGACGCCAAGGACTGGAAGATCATCGGCAAGCCGACCAAGCGCCTGGACGGCCCGGAGAAGATCGACGGCCGGGCCAAGTTCGGCATGGACGTGCAGTTCGAGGGCTTGCTGACCGCGCTGGTCGCGCGCGCGCCGGTGTTCGGCGGTACGGTCAAATCCTTCGACGCCGCCGCGGCCAAGGCGGTGCCGGGCGTGCGCGACGTGGTCCAGGTGCCCAGCGGCGTGGCCGTGGTCGCCGATCACTACTGGGCGGCCAAGCTCGGCCGCGACGCGCTCAAGATCGACTGGGACCTCGGCCCGCACGCCGGCCTGGATACCGGCCAGTTGCGCGAAGAGTTCCGCCGGCTCGCCGTCACCCCGGGCGCGGTCGCGAGCCAGGCCGGCGATGTCGACGCGGCGCTGGCCAAGGCGGCGCGCACGGTCGAGGCCGAGTATCACGTGCCGTATCTGGCGCATTCGCCCATGGAGCCGTTGAACTGCACGGTCAAGATCGCCGACGGCCAGTGCGAGATCTGGACCGGCACCCAGTTCCAGACCCTGGACCAGCAGGTCGCGGCCAAGATCGCCGGGCTCAAGCCCGAGCAGGTCAAGATCCACACGATGTTCCTCGGCGGCGGCTTCGGCCGGCGCGCGACGCCGACCTCGGACTTCGTCGCCGAAGCGGTGCAGGTGGCCAAGGCCGCCGGCAAGCCGGTCAAGACGGTGTGGACGCGCGAAGACGACGTGCGCGGCGGCTACTACCGGCCGATGTACCTGCAACAGGCCAAGATCGGCCTGGACGGGCAGGGCCGCCCGGTGGCCTGGAAACATGTCCTGGTCGGGCAATCGATCGCCGCCGGCTCGCCGTTCGAAGCGGTGATGGTCAAGAACGGGGTCGACGCGACCTCGGTCGAGGGCGTGGCCGACTCTCCCTACATCAAGGCCATCGCCGATCACCGCGTCGACCTGCATTCGCCGTCCACCGGGATCCCGGTGCTGTGGTGGCGATCGGTCGGCCACAGCTACAACGGCTTCATCATGGAAAGCCTGATCGACGAACTCGCCCACGCCGCGGGCCAGGACCCGGTCGCGTACCGGCGCGGCTTGCTGAAGGATCATCCGCGCCATCTCGCCGCGCTGAACCTGGCCGCGGAGAAAGCCGGCTGGGGCGCCAAGCCGGCCGAGGGCCGCGCGCGCGGCGTGGCCGTGCACGAATCCTTCGGCAGCTACATCGCCCAGGTCGCCGAGGTCTCGTTGCAGGACGTCGCCGGCGGCGGCAAGGCGATCCGCGTGCACCGTTTCGTCTGCGCGATCGACTGCGGCCTGGCGGTCAATCCCGACGGGGTGCGCGCGCAGATGGAATCGGGCATCAACTTCGGCCTCGGCGCGGCGTTGTACAGCGCGCTGAGCTTCAAGGACGGACGCGTGCAGGAGTCGAACTTCCACGACTACCGTGTGCTGCGCCTGGACGAGTCGCCGCAGATCGAGGTGCACATCGTGCCCAGCAGCGAAAAGATGGGCGGCGCCGGCGAACCCGGCACCGCGCCGGTGGCGGCGGCGGTGGCCAATGCCGTGTTCGCCCTGACCCAAAAGCGGCTGCGCGAGCTGCCGCTGCGCCTGGCCTGA